In Brassica rapa cultivar Chiifu-401-42 chromosome A06, CAAS_Brap_v3.01, whole genome shotgun sequence, a single window of DNA contains:
- the LOC103871508 gene encoding cell wall / vacuolar inhibitor of fructosidase 1 yields MKMVVVMMIMMVMAMVSEANMIEQTCKETPDFNLCVSLLDSDPRGSSADTSGLALILVDKIKGLATKTLKEINSLYKKRPELKQALDECSRRYNTILKADVPEAIEAISKGVPKFGEDGVIDAGVEAAVCEGEFKGKSPLTSLTKSMQKVSNVARAIVRMLL; encoded by the exons ATGAAGatggtggtggtgatgatgatCATGATGGTAATGGCGATGGTGAGTGAAGCGAATATGATAGAGCAGACATGCAAAGAGACACCAGATTTCAATCTCTGCGTCTCTCTCCTCGACTCCGACCCACGTGGCTCCTCTGCCGACACCTCTGGCCTCGCTCTTATCCTCGTCGATAAAATCAAG GGGTTGGCGACGAAGACCTTGAAAGAAATCAACAGTCTATATAAAAAGAGACCGGAACTGAAACAGGCTTTAGACGAATGTAGTCGAAGATACAACACGATCTTAAAGGCTGATGTTCCCGAAGCCATTGAAGCTATATCTAAAGGAGTTCCGAAGTTCGGTGAAGACGGTGTGATCGATGCTGGTGTGGAAGCTGCAGTGTGTGAAGGAGAATTTAAAGGGAAATCTCCGTTGACTAGTTTGACCAAATCAATGCAAAAAGTCTCTAATGTGGCTAGAGCCATTGTGAGAATGTTGCTTTGA
- the LOC103871506 gene encoding desiccation-related protein PCC13-62: MGNTKERRNLLVSTVMVFFFFNTNHYQVMSCPDRTTNCTDQDKKLLEFPLNLEYLEAEFFLFGALGFGLDKIAPNLTMGGPSPIGAQKAKLDPLTRDIVLQFAWQEVGHLRAIKKTVTGFARPLLDLSIKSFAKVMDDAFGRKLVPPFNPYANSYNYLIASYLVPYVGLTGYVGANPKLQCPDSRKLVAGLLGVESGQDAVIRTMLYARATHMVHPYGITVAAFTDRISRLRNKLGKMGVKDEGLVVPKAMGAEGQVAGNVLVGDELSLAFDRTPEEILRIVYGSGNERVPGGFYPKGADGEIAKSYLV; this comes from the exons atgggAAACACCAAAGAGAGAAGAAACTTGTTGGTTTCAACAGTAATggtgtttttcttcttcaacaCTAACCATTATCAGGTTATGAGTTGCCCCGACCGAACTACAAACTGTACGGATCAAGACAAGAAATTATTGGAGTTTCCATTGAATCTGGAGTATCTTGAAGCTGAGTTTTTCTTGTTCGGGGCATTAGGGTTTGGTCTTGATAAAATTGCACCAAATTTAACGATGGGAGGTCCCAGTCCTATTGGAGCACAGAAAGCTAAACTTGATCCTTTGACAAGAGATATTGTTTTGCAATTTGCTTGGCAAGAGGTTGGCCACTTGAG GGCAATCAAGAAAACGGTGACAGGATTTGCAAGGCCGCTACTTGATTTGAGTATAAAATCATTTGCCAAAGTGATGGATGATGCATTCGGACGAAAACTTGTACCACCATTTAATCCTTATGCCAATTCTTACAATTACCTCATTGCTTCATATTTGGTCCCTTATGTTGGCCTCACCGGCTATGTTGGTGCTAACCCGAAACTGCAATGTCCCGATTCAAGGAAG TTAGTAGCAGGACTTTTAGGAGTAGAATCAGGTCAGGACGCTGTGATAAGAACAATGCTATATGCGAGGGCAACACACATGGTCCATCCTTATGGTATCACGGTTGCGGCTTTCACAGATAGGATCTCGCGTCTAAGGAACAAATTAGGGAAAATGGGTGTGAAAGATGAGGGGCTGGTTGTACCTAAAGCCATGGGTGCGGAGGGACAAGTGGCCGGGAATGTATTGGTTGGTGACGAGTTATCGCTTGCGTTTGATCGAACTCCGGAGGAAATTCTGCGGATTGTATATGGAAGTGGAAATGAAAGGGTACCCGGTGGATTTTACCCTAAAGGAGCTGATGGAGAAATTGCCAAGTCTTATTTGGTTTAA
- the LOC103871509 gene encoding probable 3-hydroxyisobutyrate dehydrogenase-like 1, mitochondrial, with the protein MPLLLRRPLSPSVVSSFFLRRRSMSSKSDPISPSNTRIGWIGTGVMGRSMCGHLIKAGYSVTVFNRTISKAQPLLAMGANLAASPNSLASQSDVVFSIVGYPSDVRRVLLDPTSGALSGLSPGGVLVDMTTSEPSLAEEISKSASSAGCFSVDAPVSGGDLGAKNGKLSIFAGGDEATVKRLDPLFRLMGKVNFMGASGKGQFAKLANQITIASTMVGLVEGIVYAHKAGLDVRKFLEAISTGAAGSKSIDLYGERILKRDFDPGFYVDHFVKDLGICLNECQRMGLALPGLALAQQLYLSLKAHGEGGLGTQALILALERLNNVSVQPSVS; encoded by the coding sequence ATGCCACTGCTCCTCCGCCGACCCCTTTCCCCCTCCGTCGTCTCCTCCTTCTTCCTCCGCCGCCGCTCAATGTCTTCCAAATCCGATCCAATCAGCCCCTCCAACACCCGAATCGGCTGGATCGGAACCGGCGTCATGGGCCGGTCAATGTGCGGACACCTAATCAAAGCCGGATACTCCGTCACCGTCTTCAACCGCACAATCTCCAAAGCCCAGCCTCTCCTCGCCATGGGCGCTAACCTCGCCGCCTCGCCGAACTCCCTCGCTTCCCAATCAGACGTCGTTTTCTCCATCGTCGGCTACCCCTCCGACGTCCGCCGCGTCCTCCTCGATCCAACCTCCGGCGCCTTATCCGGCCTCTCTCCCGGCGGCGTCCTCGTCGACATGACCACCTCCGAGCCTTCTCTAGCCGAGGAGATCTCCAAATCAGCTTCCTCCGCGGGCTGCTTCTCAGTCGACGCTCCCGTCTCCGGCGGAGACCTCGGCGCTAAAAACGGGAAGCTCTCGATCTTCGCCGGGGGAGACGAAGCAACGGTGAAGCGTCTGGATCCATTGTTTCGTTTAATGGGGAAAGTCAACTTCATGGGAGCGAGCGGGAAAGGGCAGTTCGCGAAGCTAGCGAATCAGATCACGATCGCTTCGACGATGGTGGGGCTCGTCGAAGGGATCGTGTACGCGCACAAGGCCGGGCTCGATGTGAGGAAGTTTCTAGAAGCGATTTCGACCGGAGCCGCGGGTTCGAAGTCGATAGATTTGTACGGGGAGAGGATTCTCAAGAGGGATTTCGATCCGGGGTTCTATGTGGATCATTTCGTTAAGGATTTGGGGATTTGTTTGAACGAGTGTCAGAGGATGGGGTTGGCTTTGCCTGGGCTGGCTCTTGCGCAGCAGCTTTACTTGTCTCTCAAGGCACATGGTGAAGGTGGTCTTGGAACTCAAGCTCTCATCTTGGCTCTTGAGCGACTTAATAATGTCTCTGTTCAACCAAGTGTCTCTTGA
- the LOC103871510 gene encoding probable LRR receptor-like serine/threonine-protein kinase At1g07650 — MISWLSKYCIIILFTLIFHGRLGFSDNNKLHEAEVRALKEIGKKLGKKDWDFNKDPCSGQGNWVVTTYTSKEFESNITCDCSFLPLNSSCHVIRIALKSQNLTGIVPPEFSKLRHLKVLDLSRNYLTGSIPKEWASMRVEDLSFMGNRLSGPFPKVLTRLTTLRNLSLEGNLFSGQIPPEIKRMIHLERLHLPSNAFTGPLPKELALLQNLTDMRISDNNFTGRIPDFIGNWTSIMKLQLHGSGLDGPIPSSISALTSLTDLRISDLGGKPSPFPPLNNLDSIKTLILRKCNLNGEIPKYIGKLKKLKTLDLSFNQLTGEIPSTFENMKKADFIYLTGNKLTGAIPSYFVNKNKNVDVSYNNFTDASTITGSKCSDVTSNWVESFSTGNKSRKESSCYLHHIPCRLPKRDHKYNLYINCGGGELKVDKGTTYEADQNSKGPSMFFSVNHWAYSSTGNFMDNDDDADDYIVQNTSRLSVNASSPSFGLYRTARVSPSSLTYYGLCLGNGNYTVHLHFAEITFTDDKTLYSLGKRLFDIYLQDKLVIKNFNIQEAASGSGKPVIKSFPVNVKDHNVKIGLRWAGKGTTGIPIRGVYGPMISAISVEPNFKPPVYHDKKEVILKAGIPVAAALLLLLIFGIFLKKRRDKNAIDKELRNLDLQTGSFTLRQIKAATDNFDATLKIGEGGFGSVYKGVLSEGKLIAVKQLSAKSRQGNREFVNEIGMISALQHPNLVKLYGCCVEGNQLILVYEYLENNCLSRALFGKDVSARLKLDWSTRKKICLGIAKGLTFLHEESRIKIVHRDIKASNVLLDKDLNAKISDFGLAKLNDDGNTHISTRIAGTVGYMAPEYAMRGYLTEKADVYSFGVVALEIVSGKSNTNFRPSEEFVYLLDWAYVLQEKGCLLELVDPTLASDYSEEEAMLMLNVALMCTNASPTLRPTMSQVVSLLEGKTAMQELLSDPSFSTVNPKLKALRNHFWQNEFSRTLSFSTTSGPKTASANSQLDAEEKTGLLD; from the exons AGCTCTGAAGTCGCAGAACTTAACAGGCATTGTCCCTCCTGAGTTCTCCAAGCTTCGTCACCTCAAAGTTTT AGACCTTAGCCGTAACTATCTGACTGGTTCCATTCCAAAGGAATGGGCTTCTATGCGCGTAGAAGATTT ATCTTTCATGGGGAACAGATTGTCTGGTCCATTCCCCAAAGTCCTAACACGCCTTACAACGCTCAGAAACTT GAGTCTCGAAGGAAATCTGTTTTCAGGACAAATCCCTCCTGAGATTAAAAGGATGATTCATTTGGAGAGACT TCATCTTCCTTCAAATGCTTTCACTGGCCCGTTGCCTAAAGAACTTGCACTGCTCCAGAACTTGACTGATAT GAGGATAAGTGATAATAACTTTACTGGCCGGATACCAGATTTTATCGGCAATTGGACAAGTATAATGAAACT GCAGTTGCATGGTTCAGGTTTGGATGGTCCGATACCTTCTAGTATTTCAGCCTTAACCAGCTTGACCGACCT GAGGATTAGCGACTTAGGAGGCAAACCGTCTCCTTTCCCTCCATTGAATAACTTGGACTCTATCAAGACACT GATACTGAGAAAATGCAATTTAAATGGTGAAATTCCAAAGTATATTGGGAAGCTAAAGAAGCTTAAAACACT TGACCTCAGCTTCAACCAGCTAACTGGTGAGATTCCTTCAACGTTTGAAAATATGAAGAAAGCCGATTTCAT TTACTTGACAGGAAACAAGCTGACAGGAGCTATTCCAAGCTACTTcgttaataaaaacaaaaacgt TGATGTTTCTTACAACAACTTCACAGATGCAAGTACAATTACCGGGAGTAAATGCAGCGATGTTACCTC TAATTGGGTGGAAAGCTTCTCCACGGGGAATAAATC ACGCAAGGAATCATCATGTTACCTTCATCACATCCCTTGTCGTCTCCCTAAGAGAGATC ataaGTATAACTTGTACATAAACTGTGGAGGAGGAGAACTTAAAGTGGATAAAGGAACAACATATGAAGCTGACCAAAACTCCAAAGGTCCTTCAATGTTCTTCAGTGTCAATCACTGGGCGTATAGCAGCACTGGGAACTTCATGGACAATGATGATGATGCCGATGATTACATTGTACAGAACACATCCCGATTATCTGTTAATGCTTCCTCTCCCAGCTTTGGACTCTACAGGACAGCTAGAGTCTCTCCGTCATCTCTAACTTACTATGGACTCTGCCTTGGAAATGGTAACTACACTGTACACCTTCACTTCGCTGAGATCACCTTCACCGATGACAAGACTCTTTACAGCCTCGGCAAACGTTTGTTTGATATTTATCTTCAG GATAAGTTGGTCATTAAGAACTTCAACATTCAAGAAGCAGCTAGTGGATCCGGTAAGCCAGTCATAAAATCCTTTCCGGTAAATGTAAAGGACCACAATGTGAAGATTGGCTTGAGGTGGGCGGGGAAAGGGACAACAGGCATTCCTATTAGAGGAGTTTATGGTCCTATGATATCAGCTATATCAGTGGAAccaa ATTTCAAACCTCCTGTGTATCATGACAAGAAAGAGGTCATACTAAAAGCAGGGATACCTGTTGCAGCAGCACTTCTTTTATTGCTCATATTTGGTATATTCTTGAAGAAAAGACGTGACAAAAATGCTATTGACAAAG AGCTAAGGAATTTAGATCTTCAAACCGGAAGTTTCACTCTGCGACAGATAAAAGCAGCCACTGATAATTTCGATGCAACATTGAAGATTGGTGAAGGTGGATTTGGCTCTGTGTACAAG GGTGTATTGTCAGAAGGAAAGTTGATTGCAGTAAAACAATTGTCTGCAAAATCAAGGCAGGGAAACCGCGAGTTTGTAAATGAGATAGGAATGATCTCAGCTCTACAACATCCAAATCTTGTGAAGCTATATGGTTGCTGTGTTGAAGGAAACCAGTTGATATTGGTGTATGAGTATTTGGAGAACAACTGTCTATCTCGTGCTCTCTTTG GAAAGGATGTGAGTGCTAGGCTGAAACTAGACTGGTCAACGAGGAAGAAGATTTGTTTGGGGATAGCTAAAGGACTTACATTTCTCCACGAAGAGTCTAGGATAAAGATTGTACACAGAGATATAAAGGCGAGCAACGTGTTACTCGATAAGGATCTCAACGCCAAGATCTCCGACTTTGGTTTGGCGAAGCTGAACGATGATGGAAACACTCACATCAGCACTCGTATTGCAGGAACTGT AGGTTATATGGCTCCAGAATACGCCATGCGTGGTTACTTGACTGAGAAAGCAGATGTTTATAGCTTTGGCGTCGTTGCACTCGAGATCGTAAGTGGGAAGAGTAACACAAACTTTAGGCCAAGCGAGGAGTTCGTTTACCTTCTTGATTGG GCTTACGTTTTGCAAGAGAAGGGATGTTTACTAGAGCTGGTTGATCCGACGTTAGCCTCTGATtactcagaagaagaagccatgcTGATGTTGAACGTGGCGTTGATGTGCACCAACGCGTCACCGACGCTAAGGCCTACGATGTCTCAAGTGGTGAGTCTGTTAGAGGGAAAGACAGCGATGCAAGAGTTGCTGTCGGATCCTAGCTTCTCAACGGTTAACCCGAAGCTTAAAGCATTGAGGAACCATTTTTGGCAGAACGAGTTTAGCCGAACGCTTAGCTTCTCTACTACAAGCGGGCCTAAGACTGCCTCTGCCAATTCACAACTTGATGCTGAGGAGAAGACTGGActtttggattaa
- the LOC103871507 gene encoding nucleolin, with the protein MTGVDDDKEFKEETVILSDDDSEVEEVKDGGEEGSDEEEEEEVDGSEGDDDEEDEDDDEVQVLQSLGGPPVQSAEDEDEEGEEDGNGDDDDDDDDDDDDDDDEDDEDGEDEEDLGTDYLVRPIGRAEDEEDASDFEPEENGVEEDIDEGEDDDENDNSGAGKSEAPPKRKRGAAEEEEEEDSDDEDDARPPKR; encoded by the exons ATGACTGGAGTTGATGATGACAAGGAGTTCAAAGAGGAAACCGTGATTCTCAGCGACGACGACAGTGAGGTGGAAGAAGTTAAAGACGGAGGAGAAGAAGGCtccgacgaggaagaagaagaagaagtcgatGGAAGTGAAGGTGACGAtgatgaggaagatgaagacgaCGACGAGGTCCAGGTTTTGCAGTCCCTAGGTGGGCCTCCGGTACAGTCGGCTGAAGACGAAGatgaggaaggagaagaagacggAAACggagacgatgatgatgatgatgacgatgacgACGACGATGACGACGACGAGGACGACGAAGATGGTGAAGATGAG GAGGATCTTGGGACTGATTACCTAGTGAGGCCAATTGGTCGGGCTGAAGATGAAGAGGATGCGAGTGATTTCGAGCCTGAAGAGAATGGTGTGGAGGAAGACATCGATGAAGGTGAAGATGACGACGAGAATGATAACTCGGGTGCGGGAAAATCTGAGGCTCCTCCCAAGAGGAAGAGAGGAGCTgctgaggaagaggaagaggaggatagtgatgatgaagatgatgcaAGACCTCCGAAGAGGTAG